A single genomic interval of Lathyrus oleraceus cultivar Zhongwan6 chromosome 7, CAAS_Psat_ZW6_1.0, whole genome shotgun sequence harbors:
- the LOC127100771 gene encoding glycine-rich RNA-binding protein RZ1A isoform X2, translated as MSDEDEYRCFVGGLAWSTSDRKLKDTFEKFGKLTEAKVVVDKFSGRSRGFGFVTFDEKKAMEDAIDSMNGIDLDGRTITVDKAQPHQGSARDARDDGDRYRERGRDRGDRDRDRGGRGSSDGGCFNCGKPGHFARECPSEGGRGGKYGGGRESRYGGSGGGGHYGPDRNGDRYSGGRSRDAGSRGDSGNDRYSRDRDRDRAGPYERRGSGGFR; from the exons ATGTCAGACGAAGATGAGTACCGTTGTTTTGTTGGTGGCCTTGCATGGTCAACATCGGATAGAAAGTTAAAGGATACATTTGAAAAATTTGGCAAGCTTACAGAGGCTAAG GTGGTTGTTGACAAATTCTCTGGACGTTCTCGTGGTTTTGGATTTGTCACATTTGATGAAAAGAAAGCAATGGAAGATGCTATTGATTCTATGAATGGGATAGATTTAGATGGCCGGACTATTACGGTCGACAAAGCTCAACCTCATCAAGGATCAGCTAGAGATGCTAGAGATGATGGTGATCGCTACCGAGAACGTGGTCGTGATCGTGGTGATCGTGACCGTGACCGAGGTGGTCGAGGATCCAGTGATGGAGGATGCTTTAATTGTGGTAAACCTGGTCATTTTGCTAGGGAGTGCCCTAGTGAAGGGGGAAGAGGAGGGAAGTATGGTGGTGGCAGAGAAAGTCGATACGGTGGAAGCGGTGGTGGTGGCCACTATGGTCCTGATAGAAACGGAGATCGTTATTCTGGAGGTCGTAGCAGGGATGCTGGTAGTCGTGGAGATTCTGGAAATGATCGTTACTCCCGTGATCGTGATCGTGATCGTGCTGGACCATATGAACGACGGGGATCTGGAGGCTTTCGTTGA
- the LOC127100771 gene encoding glycine-rich RNA-binding protein RZ1A isoform X1, with translation MQFKMSDEDEYRCFVGGLAWSTSDRKLKDTFEKFGKLTEAKVVVDKFSGRSRGFGFVTFDEKKAMEDAIDSMNGIDLDGRTITVDKAQPHQGSARDARDDGDRYRERGRDRGDRDRDRGGRGSSDGGCFNCGKPGHFARECPSEGGRGGKYGGGRESRYGGSGGGGHYGPDRNGDRYSGGRSRDAGSRGDSGNDRYSRDRDRDRAGPYERRGSGGFR, from the exons ATGCAGTTTAAAATGTCAGACGAAGATGAGTACCGTTGTTTTGTTGGTGGCCTTGCATGGTCAACATCGGATAGAAAGTTAAAGGATACATTTGAAAAATTTGGCAAGCTTACAGAGGCTAAG GTGGTTGTTGACAAATTCTCTGGACGTTCTCGTGGTTTTGGATTTGTCACATTTGATGAAAAGAAAGCAATGGAAGATGCTATTGATTCTATGAATGGGATAGATTTAGATGGCCGGACTATTACGGTCGACAAAGCTCAACCTCATCAAGGATCAGCTAGAGATGCTAGAGATGATGGTGATCGCTACCGAGAACGTGGTCGTGATCGTGGTGATCGTGACCGTGACCGAGGTGGTCGAGGATCCAGTGATGGAGGATGCTTTAATTGTGGTAAACCTGGTCATTTTGCTAGGGAGTGCCCTAGTGAAGGGGGAAGAGGAGGGAAGTATGGTGGTGGCAGAGAAAGTCGATACGGTGGAAGCGGTGGTGGTGGCCACTATGGTCCTGATAGAAACGGAGATCGTTATTCTGGAGGTCGTAGCAGGGATGCTGGTAGTCGTGGAGATTCTGGAAATGATCGTTACTCCCGTGATCGTGATCGTGATCGTGCTGGACCATATGAACGACGGGGATCTGGAGGCTTTCGTTGA